One stretch of Thalassovita sp. DNA includes these proteins:
- a CDS encoding LysR family transcriptional regulator, giving the protein MNWRSLPPLTALRAFLAFHEAGNMAAAGQSLNVSHAAISQQIKSLEAHLGVTLLDRRARKTSLTEEGLQLAQAIERGFGEMLRVVEVLTGGEAARPVQISVTPSFAANWLMPRLADFRTKHPEVSLMIDPSAEVKQLEPGGIDVAIRHGDGHWPGLDVKLIVAAPIVLVAAPHLVPKKNDLRPEDLLELPWLQELGTHECSSWLRKQGVSSDPAFGISSMPGNLMLEALRLGQGIGVAARPLIAPDIQAGRLQVIFEEPEGTGYYMVTRPGVQRKPLKTFARWMVRQSGQ; this is encoded by the coding sequence ATGAATTGGCGTTCCCTGCCGCCCCTGACAGCACTGCGTGCCTTTCTGGCGTTTCATGAGGCGGGCAATATGGCGGCGGCCGGGCAGTCGCTAAACGTCAGCCACGCGGCAATTTCACAGCAAATCAAATCGCTTGAGGCGCATTTGGGCGTGACCCTGCTGGACCGCCGCGCCCGCAAAACCTCTCTGACCGAAGAGGGGCTGCAGCTGGCTCAGGCAATTGAACGCGGCTTTGGTGAGATGCTGCGTGTGGTTGAGGTGCTGACCGGGGGGGAGGCCGCGCGCCCGGTGCAGATCTCCGTCACCCCGTCCTTTGCCGCAAACTGGCTGATGCCCCGTTTGGCTGACTTCCGCACCAAACACCCTGAGGTCTCGCTGATGATCGATCCTAGCGCTGAGGTGAAACAGCTGGAACCCGGCGGCATCGATGTGGCGATTCGCCATGGTGATGGGCATTGGCCGGGGCTGGACGTGAAACTGATCGTGGCAGCGCCGATTGTTTTGGTCGCCGCGCCGCATCTGGTGCCCAAGAAAAACGATCTGCGGCCTGAGGATCTGCTGGAACTGCCCTGGCTACAGGAACTGGGCACCCATGAATGCAGCAGTTGGCTGCGCAAACAGGGGGTCAGCAGCGATCCCGCCTTTGGCATTTCCTCTATGCCCGGTAACCTGATGCTGGAAGCGCTGCGCCTGGGTCAGGGGATCGGCGTTGCCGCTCGTCCCTTGATCGCCCCTGATATTCAGGCGGGTCGGCTGCAGGTGATCTTCGAGGAGCCCGAAGGCACAGGCTATTACATGGTCACGCGCCCGGGTGTGCAACGCAAACCGCTGAAAACATTCGCCCGCTGGATGGTGCGACAAAGCGGCCAATAG
- the hemN gene encoding oxygen-independent coproporphyrinogen III oxidase: METKTQLAKLGLFDAKVPRYTSYPTAPHFSTEVNGSDYASWISALAPGSSISLYVHVPFCRRLCWFCACRTQGTQSESPVAAYLEVLKAELKMLKRQLPEGISLSRLHWGGGTPTLLSPEMMNELAGAIADVAPFAPNAEFSVEIDPNEIDDARLKVLAAAGMNRASIGVQDFDDEIQKTIGRIQGYDITRDAVEAIRSHGVYSLNADILFGLPHQSQERITESVQKLLSLEPDRVALYGYAHVPWMAKRQQMIPSDALPTPEERLELFETARKLFLWDNYAEIGIDHFATQDDGLTIAQKAGRLRRNFQGYTDDTSDVLIGVGASSISRFPQGYTQNAPATGAHTGAIREGRFSVAKGHRFTPEDKLRSRIIEMIMCDFKVDSAELLEGFEVPAAQLQGMLDQADSAFPGMLDRRNGDLFIPEAARPLTRMIARAFDAYDLSKAGHSSAI; encoded by the coding sequence ATGGAAACGAAAACGCAACTTGCCAAACTGGGACTGTTTGACGCGAAAGTCCCGCGTTACACCTCATATCCCACTGCCCCGCACTTCTCGACGGAAGTGAACGGGAGCGATTATGCTAGCTGGATCAGCGCCTTAGCGCCCGGCTCCAGCATTTCGCTCTATGTGCATGTGCCATTTTGCCGCCGGTTGTGCTGGTTCTGTGCCTGCCGCACCCAGGGCACGCAGAGTGAGTCGCCCGTGGCCGCCTACCTTGAGGTGCTGAAGGCTGAGCTGAAGATGCTGAAGCGTCAGCTGCCCGAAGGCATCAGCCTGTCGCGGCTGCACTGGGGCGGTGGCACGCCGACGCTGCTGTCACCTGAGATGATGAATGAGCTGGCGGGCGCCATTGCTGATGTTGCGCCTTTTGCGCCCAATGCTGAGTTTTCGGTTGAGATTGACCCGAATGAGATCGACGACGCGCGGCTCAAGGTCTTGGCCGCGGCGGGGATGAACCGTGCCTCAATCGGGGTGCAGGATTTTGACGACGAAATCCAGAAAACCATCGGCCGTATTCAGGGCTATGACATCACCCGCGACGCGGTCGAGGCGATCCGCAGCCACGGTGTCTACAGCCTGAACGCTGATATCCTGTTTGGCCTGCCGCATCAGAGCCAGGAACGGATCACCGAAAGCGTGCAGAAGCTGCTGTCGCTGGAACCGGACCGCGTGGCGCTTTACGGCTATGCCCATGTGCCCTGGATGGCCAAACGGCAGCAGATGATCCCCTCGGACGCGCTGCCGACACCCGAAGAACGGCTGGAACTGTTTGAGACGGCGCGCAAGCTGTTCCTCTGGGACAATTACGCTGAAATTGGCATTGACCACTTTGCGACGCAGGATGACGGGCTGACCATTGCGCAGAAGGCCGGGCGGTTGCGGCGGAATTTCCAAGGCTACACCGATGACACATCGGATGTGCTGATCGGGGTTGGGGCCTCCTCAATTTCGCGCTTCCCACAGGGCTACACGCAGAACGCCCCGGCCACCGGTGCCCATACCGGCGCGATCCGGGAGGGCCGTTTCTCGGTCGCCAAGGGCCATCGGTTCACGCCCGAGGACAAACTACGCAGCCGGATCATTGAGATGATCATGTGTGACTTCAAGGTCGACAGTGCTGAGCTGCTGGAAGGTTTTGAGGTCCCTGCCGCGCAGCTTCAGGGGATGCTGGATCAAGCTGACAGCGCCTTCCCCGGTATGCTGGACCGTCGCAACGGTGATCTTTTCATCCCCGAGGCGGCCCGCCCGCTGACCCGGATGATTGCACGCGCCTTTGACGCCTATGACCTGTCCAAAGCGGGCCATAGCTCAGCAATCTGA
- the ccoN gene encoding cytochrome-c oxidase, cbb3-type subunit I, translated as MVNYIKLIALGLATLGALIAANYCRDLAYSVNMLIAALFAVVAFIFILRRTDEPTGPDVSGEYMDGVVRYGVIATAFWGVVGFLVGVVIAFQLAFPALNLDFMQGFTNFGRLRPLHTSAVIFAFGGNALLATSFYIVQRTSAARLWGGNLAWFVFWGYQLFILMAATGYLLGATNAKEYAEPEWHIDLWLTIVWVCYLLVFAGTIMKRKEPHIYVANWFFLAFIITVAMLHIVNNLAIPVSIFGSKSVQVFAGVQDAMVQWWYGHNAVGFFLTAGFLGMMYYFVPKQAERPVYSYKLSIIHFWALIFLYIWAGPHHLHYTALPDWASTLGMVFSIVLWMPSWGGMINGLMTLSGAWDKLRTDPVLRMMVISLGFYGMSTFEGPMMSIRAVNSLSHYTDWTIGHVHSGALGWNGMITFGALYFLMPKLWNKERLYSLSLVSWHFWLATIGIILYAASMWVTGIMEGLMWREVDANGFLVNSFADTVSAKFPMYVVRGLGGVLFLAGSLVMCYNLWMTAKRAPASEAQGAAAVPAE; from the coding sequence ATGGTTAACTACATCAAGCTGATCGCGCTTGGTCTCGCAACGCTCGGTGCGTTGATCGCGGCCAACTACTGTCGGGACTTGGCCTACTCGGTGAACATGCTGATCGCAGCTTTGTTCGCGGTCGTGGCTTTTATTTTCATTCTACGTCGCACGGATGAGCCGACAGGCCCTGACGTGTCAGGCGAATACATGGACGGCGTGGTCCGCTACGGCGTGATCGCCACAGCTTTCTGGGGAGTGGTGGGCTTCCTGGTGGGTGTGGTCATCGCTTTCCAGCTGGCATTCCCGGCACTTAACTTGGATTTCATGCAGGGCTTCACCAACTTTGGTCGCCTGCGCCCGCTGCACACCTCAGCGGTGATTTTTGCCTTTGGCGGTAACGCGCTGCTGGCCACCTCGTTCTACATCGTGCAACGCACCTCGGCCGCGCGGCTGTGGGGCGGCAATCTGGCGTGGTTCGTGTTCTGGGGCTATCAGCTGTTCATCCTGATGGCGGCAACCGGCTACCTGCTGGGCGCGACCAACGCCAAGGAATACGCTGAACCGGAATGGCATATCGACCTGTGGCTGACCATTGTCTGGGTTTGCTACCTCTTGGTCTTCGCCGGTACGATCATGAAACGGAAAGAGCCGCACATCTACGTGGCCAACTGGTTCTTCCTGGCCTTCATCATCACCGTGGCCATGCTGCATATCGTCAACAACCTGGCGATCCCGGTCTCGATCTTCGGCTCCAAATCGGTGCAGGTCTTTGCCGGTGTGCAGGATGCGATGGTGCAGTGGTGGTACGGCCACAACGCTGTGGGCTTCTTCCTGACCGCGGGCTTCCTGGGCATGATGTACTACTTCGTGCCGAAACAGGCGGAACGTCCGGTCTATTCCTACAAACTGTCGATCATCCACTTCTGGGCGCTGATCTTCCTGTATATCTGGGCCGGTCCGCACCACCTGCACTACACCGCACTGCCGGATTGGGCGTCGACCCTTGGCATGGTGTTCTCGATCGTGCTGTGGATGCCCAGCTGGGGTGGCATGATCAACGGTCTGATGACGCTGTCTGGCGCCTGGGACAAGCTGCGCACCGATCCGGTTCTGCGGATGATGGTGATCTCGCTTGGCTTCTACGGCATGTCGACCTTCGAAGGTCCGATGATGTCGATCCGCGCTGTGAACTCGCTCAGCCACTACACCGACTGGACCATTGGTCACGTGCACTCCGGTGCGCTGGGGTGGAACGGTATGATCACCTTTGGTGCGCTCTACTTCCTGATGCCCAAGCTGTGGAACAAAGAGCGTCTCTATAGCCTGAGCCTTGTGTCCTGGCACTTCTGGCTCGCCACCATCGGCATCATTCTCTACGCCGCGTCGATGTGGGTGACCGGCATTATGGAAGGCCTGATGTGGCGTGAAGTGGATGCCAACGGTTTCCTGGTGAACTCGTTCGCCGACACCGTAAGCGCCAAGTTCCCAATGTATGTGGTCCGCGGACTGGGCGGGGTTCTGTTCCTCGCGGGTTCCCTGGTCATGTGCTACAACCTCTGGATGACTGCAAAACGTGCCCCGGCCTCTGAGGCCCAAGGCGCCGCCGCAGTTCCGGCTGAATAA
- a CDS encoding cbb3-type cytochrome c oxidase subunit 3 → METYSLLREFADSWMLLALFTFFMGVIVFVMRPGSTKTYDKVADIPFRHEDKPAAKSSDAKEA, encoded by the coding sequence ATGGAAACCTATTCCCTGCTCAGAGAGTTCGCGGACAGCTGGATGTTGCTGGCACTGTTTACGTTCTTCATGGGGGTCATCGTGTTTGTGATGCGCCCCGGAAGCACCAAGACCTACGACAAAGTCGCTGACATTCCCTTCCGGCACGAAGACAAGCCCGCCGCCAAAAGCAGCGACGCCAAGGAGGCGTGA
- the ccoG gene encoding cytochrome c oxidase accessory protein CcoG: MKFHSQRSESVSQSQPDAPQNLYAAREPVFPRRVSGKFRNMKWVIMAVTLGIYYLTPWIRWDRGANLPDQAVLVDLANRRFYFFWIEIWPHEFYFVAGLLVMAGLGLFLFTSALGRVWCGYACPQTVWTDLFILVERWIEGDRNARLRLHRQKKWDAKKLRLRLTKFVLWFLIALATGGAWVFYFTDAPQLAVDLVTMNAHPIAYSTMLILTATTFFFGGIAREQICIYACPWPRIQAAMMDEDTLTIGYRHWRGEPRGKLKPHKKKKPAAAAATSDAPVIAEVEAPKGDCIDCMACVNVCPMGIDIRDGQQMECITCGLCIDACDDVMAKIGKPRGLIDYLALTDETAEQAGKEPKSVWKHIFRPRTILYTTLWSLVGIALVVALFIRADIELTVAPVRNPVYVTLSDGSIRNTYDVRLRNKNGDDRPFKISIKGHPTLRLQLEGTPYDTVDVPADTMSLQRVYVVAPKGSEPALSERVDLRIWVEDISNGDRAYKDTLFNGKGN, translated from the coding sequence ATCAAATTTCATAGCCAACGGAGTGAGTCCGTGTCGCAAAGCCAGCCAGATGCCCCGCAAAACCTATATGCCGCCCGTGAGCCCGTTTTTCCGCGCCGCGTGAGCGGGAAGTTCCGCAATATGAAGTGGGTGATCATGGCGGTCACGCTGGGCATCTACTACTTAACCCCATGGATTCGCTGGGATCGCGGCGCGAACCTGCCGGATCAGGCTGTGCTGGTGGATCTGGCGAACCGCCGATTCTATTTCTTCTGGATCGAAATCTGGCCGCATGAGTTCTACTTCGTTGCCGGGCTATTGGTGATGGCCGGCTTGGGGTTGTTCCTCTTTACCTCCGCGCTGGGGCGGGTCTGGTGCGGCTATGCCTGCCCGCAAACCGTCTGGACCGATCTCTTTATTCTGGTCGAACGCTGGATTGAGGGGGACCGAAACGCCCGCCTGCGTCTGCACCGGCAGAAAAAGTGGGACGCTAAAAAGCTGCGGCTGCGGCTGACGAAATTTGTGCTGTGGTTTCTGATCGCTTTGGCGACCGGGGGCGCTTGGGTCTTTTATTTCACCGATGCGCCGCAGCTGGCGGTGGATCTGGTGACGATGAATGCCCATCCGATTGCCTATTCCACCATGCTGATTCTGACCGCAACCACCTTCTTCTTTGGTGGCATCGCGCGCGAACAGATCTGTATCTACGCTTGCCCCTGGCCCCGTATTCAGGCGGCGATGATGGATGAGGACACGCTGACCATCGGCTACCGCCATTGGCGCGGTGAACCCCGGGGCAAGCTGAAACCGCATAAGAAAAAGAAACCCGCCGCCGCGGCTGCGACCAGTGATGCCCCCGTCATCGCTGAGGTGGAGGCGCCCAAAGGCGACTGTATTGACTGTATGGCCTGCGTGAACGTCTGCCCGATGGGGATCGACATCCGAGATGGTCAGCAGATGGAATGCATCACCTGCGGCCTCTGCATCGATGCCTGCGATGATGTGATGGCCAAGATCGGCAAGCCCCGCGGCTTAATCGACTATCTGGCGCTGACCGATGAAACCGCCGAACAGGCCGGGAAAGAACCGAAATCGGTGTGGAAACATATCTTCCGCCCGCGCACCATCCTCTACACCACGCTGTGGTCACTGGTGGGGATTGCGCTGGTGGTGGCGTTGTTCATCCGTGCTGACATCGAACTGACGGTCGCCCCGGTGCGTAACCCGGTTTACGTGACCCTCTCGGATGGCTCGATCCGCAACACCTATGATGTGCGCCTGCGCAACAAAAACGGTGATGACCGACCCTTCAAGATCTCGATCAAAGGGCACCCGACGCTGCGCCTGCAGCTGGAAGGCACCCCTTATGATACGGTGGACGTGCCAGCCGACACCATGAGCCTGCAACGGGTCTATGTGGTGGCCCCCAAAGGGTCAGAGCCAGCGCTGAGCGAACGCGTGGATCTGCGGATCTGGGTTGAGGATATCAGCAACGGCGATCGCGCTTACAAAGACACACTCTTTAACGGAAAAGGAAACTGA
- the ccoP gene encoding cytochrome-c oxidase, cbb3-type subunit III: protein MAKKPTQNNDVGTTGHSWDGIEELNTPLPRWWLWTFYATIVWGLYYVAAYPAWPLINGATQGFLGFSTRAEVAADIAEFEAKQAPMNDKLASVELTAIADDAELLGYANSAGAAVFKTWCAQCHGSGAAGAVGYPNLVDDDWLWGGDIESIHTTITVGVRQPTDEDYLRQSEMPAFGRDELLEDGQIDEVVNFVMSLSGDAQDATLVEAGAVVYEENCAACHGDEGKGDIDQGAPNLADAIWLYGDSYDAIRESVYYARYGAMPAWNTRLSEAEIRAVSTFVHTRGGGQ from the coding sequence ATGGCTAAAAAACCTACGCAAAATAACGACGTCGGCACCACAGGCCATTCCTGGGACGGCATCGAAGAGCTGAACACCCCATTGCCGCGCTGGTGGCTGTGGACCTTCTACGCCACCATCGTTTGGGGCCTCTACTATGTGGCCGCCTATCCAGCCTGGCCGCTGATCAACGGCGCCACCCAGGGCTTCCTCGGCTTCTCAACCCGCGCCGAAGTTGCGGCTGACATTGCGGAATTTGAGGCCAAACAGGCCCCAATGAACGACAAGCTGGCCTCGGTTGAGCTGACCGCGATTGCCGATGATGCAGAGCTGCTGGGCTATGCAAACTCGGCCGGTGCGGCGGTGTTCAAAACCTGGTGTGCCCAGTGTCACGGTTCCGGTGCAGCGGGGGCCGTTGGCTACCCGAACCTGGTGGATGACGATTGGCTTTGGGGTGGCGATATCGAATCGATCCACACCACCATCACTGTCGGCGTCCGTCAGCCCACCGACGAAGACTATCTTCGCCAGTCGGAAATGCCCGCTTTTGGCCGCGATGAGCTGCTGGAGGACGGTCAGATCGATGAAGTGGTCAATTTCGTGATGTCGCTTTCGGGTGACGCACAGGATGCCACCCTCGTTGAGGCCGGTGCCGTGGTTTACGAAGAAAACTGCGCCGCCTGCCACGGTGACGAAGGAAAAGGTGACATAGATCAAGGCGCGCCGAATCTGGCTGATGCAATCTGGCTCTATGGTGACAGTTACGATGCCATCCGCGAGTCGGTCTATTACGCCCGTTACGGCGCAATGCCGGCCTGGAACACCCGCCTGTCTGAGGCGGAGATCCGCGCGGTATCCACCTTTGTCCACACCCGTGGTGGTGGTCAGTAA
- a CDS encoding universal stress protein, with amino-acid sequence MAFKTLFSVLTDPAQIPGLLDQTTAIARKYDAHIEVLALGVDRTQTGYHYAGTNALVVQETLTRAHEEAKSLEDSADKYLGLQDVRWGVESGVSQLADIGRHVGLHARFSDLAVLAKPYGEGLGVELEAVVEAALFDGGVPVLVMPEGVPALPTPKTVLVAWNESPEALRTVRAALPILKQAERVCVVVVDPPAHGPSRSDPGGMLSQFLARHDVKTEIDVLSKTLPRVSDVILRHAGDINCDLVVMGAYGHSRFREAILGGATRDMLELSPLPVFMAH; translated from the coding sequence ATGGCCTTTAAAACACTATTTTCTGTGCTGACAGATCCGGCACAAATCCCCGGTCTTCTAGACCAAACCACCGCAATTGCGCGAAAATATGACGCACATATTGAGGTGCTTGCGCTTGGCGTAGATCGCACCCAAACGGGGTACCACTACGCCGGCACAAACGCTTTGGTCGTACAAGAAACCCTAACGCGCGCCCATGAAGAGGCCAAGTCTCTTGAAGACAGCGCCGATAAATATCTGGGCCTGCAGGATGTGCGCTGGGGTGTTGAAAGCGGCGTTTCGCAACTGGCCGACATTGGCCGGCATGTCGGGCTACATGCCCGGTTCAGTGATCTGGCTGTTCTGGCCAAACCCTATGGCGAAGGGCTGGGGGTGGAGCTGGAAGCGGTTGTTGAGGCGGCGCTGTTTGATGGCGGCGTGCCGGTTCTGGTGATGCCAGAAGGCGTGCCCGCCCTGCCAACCCCGAAAACCGTTCTGGTTGCCTGGAACGAAAGCCCCGAGGCGCTGCGCACGGTGCGGGCGGCCCTGCCGATCCTGAAACAGGCGGAACGCGTCTGTGTGGTGGTGGTGGACCCGCCGGCCCATGGGCCCAGCCGGTCCGATCCCGGTGGCATGCTGTCCCAGTTTCTGGCCCGTCACGACGTCAAAACCGAAATCGACGTGCTGTCGAAAACCCTGCCGCGGGTCTCTGACGTGATCCTGCGCCATGCGGGCGACATCAACTGCGATCTGGTGGTGATGGGGGCCTATGGCCATTCGCGGTTCCGCGAAGCGATCCTTGGCGGGGCCACACGGGATATGCTGGAGCTGTCACCGTTGCCAGTCTTCATGGCGCATTAA
- the ccoO gene encoding cytochrome-c oxidase, cbb3-type subunit II: MAILDKHAILEKNVTLLAIFAFLVVTIGGIVQIAPLFWLENTIEDVEGMRPYTPLELAGRDIYMREGCYVCHSQMIRPMRDEVERYGPYSLAAESKYDHPHQWGSKRTGPDLARVGGRYSDEWQADHLRDPQSVVPESVMPKYGFLEKTRIDGKYIDELLNAHRIVGVPYTDDMIANAQADFAAQADPDSDYDGLLERYGEDSVQVRNFDGQPELTEADAMIAYLQMLGTLVDFSTFTPDASR; encoded by the coding sequence ATGGCAATTCTAGACAAACACGCGATCCTCGAGAAAAACGTCACCCTTCTGGCAATCTTTGCCTTCCTGGTGGTGACCATCGGCGGCATCGTTCAAATCGCACCACTGTTCTGGCTGGAAAACACGATTGAGGATGTAGAGGGCATGCGCCCCTACACCCCACTCGAACTGGCCGGCCGTGACATCTACATGCGCGAAGGCTGCTACGTCTGCCACAGTCAGATGATCCGCCCGATGCGTGACGAAGTGGAACGCTATGGTCCGTACTCACTGGCGGCGGAATCGAAATACGACCACCCGCACCAGTGGGGGTCCAAGCGGACCGGTCCGGATCTGGCCCGTGTTGGTGGTCGCTACTCGGATGAGTGGCAGGCAGACCACCTGCGCGATCCGCAGTCGGTGGTGCCGGAATCGGTGATGCCCAAATACGGCTTCCTGGAGAAGACCCGGATTGACGGCAAATACATCGATGAGCTGCTGAACGCACATCGCATCGTGGGCGTGCCCTACACCGATGACATGATCGCAAATGCGCAGGCAGACTTTGCCGCGCAGGCCGATCCTGACAGCGACTATGACGGTCTGCTGGAACGCTACGGCGAAGACTCGGTTCAGGTGCGCAACTTCGACGGTCAGCCTGAACTGACCGAAGCGGATGCGATGATCGCTTACCTGCAGATGCTGGGGACCTTGGTTGATTTCTCAACCTTCACCCCGGACGCAAGCCGCTAA
- the fnrL gene encoding transcriptional regulator FnrL — MLKEIPLPSLHDCSDCPIRHRAVCARCDADELEHLDKIKYYRSFEAGQTVVWSGDPMDFVGSVVSGIATLTQTMEDGRTQMVGLLLPSDFVGRPGRDGSAYDVVATTDLVMCCFRKKPFEKMMLETPHIAQRLLEMTLDELDAAREWMLVLGRKTAREKIASLLSIIARRDATLHLRPAQGKVVFDLPLTREAMADYLGLTLETVSRQISALKRDGVIQLEGKRHVTVPDLDRLMDEAGDDSDGGVFA; from the coding sequence ATGCTGAAAGAGATTCCCCTCCCCAGCCTTCATGATTGCTCGGACTGCCCGATTCGGCATCGGGCGGTCTGTGCCAGGTGTGATGCCGACGAATTGGAACACCTGGATAAGATCAAATATTACCGCAGCTTCGAGGCGGGCCAGACCGTTGTCTGGTCAGGGGATCCGATGGATTTCGTCGGCTCGGTTGTCTCGGGCATCGCGACCCTGACCCAAACGATGGAAGACGGCCGTACTCAGATGGTCGGCCTGTTGCTGCCCAGCGATTTTGTTGGGCGCCCGGGCCGTGATGGTTCGGCCTATGACGTGGTCGCAACCACTGATTTGGTGATGTGCTGCTTCCGTAAAAAACCGTTTGAAAAGATGATGTTGGAAACACCCCACATCGCGCAGCGGTTGCTGGAGATGACGCTGGATGAACTGGACGCAGCGCGCGAATGGATGCTGGTCCTGGGCCGCAAAACTGCACGCGAGAAAATCGCCAGCCTCTTGTCGATCATCGCCCGGCGTGACGCCACGCTGCACCTGCGCCCGGCGCAGGGCAAGGTGGTGTTTGACTTGCCGCTAACCCGCGAAGCGATGGCGGATTATCTGGGTCTGACGCTGGAAACGGTCAGCCGCCAGATCTCGGCGCTGAAGCGTGACGGGGTGATCCAGCTGGAAGGCAAACGCCATGTGACCGTGCCGGATCTCGACCGGTTGATGGATGAGGCAGGGGATGATTCTGACGGTGGCGTTTTCGCCTGA
- a CDS encoding ABC transporter ATP-binding protein: MSILEVKDLTVSFRQEGKVNRAVKGVSFTVDRGETVALVGESGSGKSVTAMSTVSLLGENAEVGGSVTYAGAEMIGASEAELQRVRGNDISFIFQEPMTSLNPLHTIEKQLSESLMLHQGIAADQARGQVLELLDKVGIRDAEKRLTSYPHQLSGGQRQRVMIAMALANKPDVLIADEPTTALDVTIQAQILDLLVELKESENMGLLFITHDLGIVQKLADKVCVMKDGEIVEAGPTAEIFANPQHEYTQMLLSARAAGVPTPVPEGAETILTTDSLRIWFPIQRGFFKRTVGHIKAVNDASFALRAGETLGVVGESGSGKTTLALAVMRLIASEGGINFEGRDIRNISTKELRALRKDMQIVFQDPFGSLSPRMSCAQIIAEGLSVHGGGKGDQRTKVAAVMEEVGLDPVTMDRYPHEFSGGQRQRIAIARAMILNPRLVVLDEPTSALDMTVQVQIVDLLRDLQQKHGLAYLFISHDLHVVQAMSHKMIVMQHGDVVEAGPADALFNNPQTDYAKTLLAATV; the protein is encoded by the coding sequence ATGAGCATTCTTGAGGTCAAAGACCTGACCGTCAGCTTCCGTCAGGAAGGCAAGGTCAACAGGGCGGTGAAAGGGGTCTCCTTCACCGTGGACCGCGGTGAAACCGTCGCATTGGTTGGGGAAAGCGGCTCGGGCAAATCGGTGACGGCGATGTCCACTGTTTCGCTGCTGGGTGAAAACGCCGAAGTGGGCGGGTCGGTCACCTATGCGGGCGCCGAAATGATCGGCGCCAGTGAGGCCGAGTTGCAGCGCGTGCGCGGCAATGACATCTCTTTCATCTTTCAGGAGCCGATGACCTCGCTCAACCCGCTGCACACGATTGAAAAACAGCTGAGCGAATCGCTGATGCTGCACCAGGGCATCGCGGCCGATCAGGCCCGGGGACAGGTGCTGGAGCTGCTGGATAAGGTTGGCATCCGGGACGCGGAAAAACGCCTGACCTCCTATCCGCACCAGCTGTCCGGCGGCCAACGCCAACGGGTGATGATCGCCATGGCATTGGCCAACAAACCCGACGTGTTGATCGCGGATGAGCCTACCACAGCCTTGGATGTGACCATCCAGGCGCAGATCCTTGATCTGCTGGTTGAGCTGAAAGAAAGCGAAAACATGGGGCTGCTGTTCATCACCCATGACCTGGGGATCGTGCAGAAACTGGCCGATAAGGTCTGTGTGATGAAAGACGGCGAAATTGTTGAGGCCGGGCCAACCGCCGAGATCTTTGCCAATCCTCAGCATGAATACACCCAAATGCTGCTGTCCGCCCGCGCCGCCGGGGTTCCCACCCCGGTTCCGGAGGGGGCGGAAACCATCCTGACCACCGACAGCCTGCGCATCTGGTTCCCGATCCAGCGCGGTTTCTTCAAGCGCACGGTGGGGCACATCAAGGCGGTGAATGACGCCAGCTTTGCCCTGCGCGCAGGCGAAACGCTGGGGGTTGTGGGGGAGTCGGGATCCGGCAAAACCACATTGGCCCTTGCCGTTATGCGCTTGATCGCCTCAGAGGGCGGGATCAATTTTGAGGGTCGCGATATTCGCAACATCTCAACCAAAGAGTTGCGGGCGCTGCGCAAGGACATGCAGATCGTCTTCCAGGATCCCTTCGGCAGCCTGTCCCCCCGGATGAGCTGCGCCCAGATCATTGCCGAAGGGCTATCGGTTCATGGCGGCGGCAAGGGCGATCAACGCACCAAAGTGGCCGCCGTGATGGAGGAGGTAGGCCTCGACCCCGTCACGATGGACCGCTACCCGCACGAGTTTTCCGGCGGTCAGCGCCAGCGGATCGCCATTGCGCGCGCAATGATCCTGAACCCGCGTCTTGTGGTGCTGGATGAGCCGACTTCGGCCCTGGATATGACCGTGCAGGTCCAGATCGTTGATCTGCTGCGTGACCTGCAGCAGAAACACGGGCTGGCCTATCTGTTCATCAGCCACGACCTGCATGTGGTACAGGCGATGAGCCATAAGATGATTGTGATGCAACATGGCGATGTGGTGGAGGCCGGGCCGGCCGATGCCCTGTTCAACAATCCGCAGACCGATTACGCCAAAACCCTGCTGGCTGCGACGGTCTGA